The Primulina eburnea isolate SZY01 chromosome 13, ASM2296580v1, whole genome shotgun sequence genome includes a region encoding these proteins:
- the LOC140808606 gene encoding uncharacterized protein, with the protein MGGGGAQSQSPATAEEQYVKAKISVWWDIENCQVPKVCDPHMIAQNISSALVKINYCGPVSISAYGDTTRISPSVQQALNSTGIALNHVPAGVKDASDKKILVDMLFWAVDNPAPANYLLISGDRDFSNALHQLRMRRYNILLAQPQKASAALVAAAKSVWLWTSLSAGGPALTNSESAQFVNNSYEYVSSSDSSSLTDSFQAHQHIDSFHESPHLGNTKFSNTGRGTDVKNKGKPTRRNISQPSMPRTSSSMSGTEEDYKDPSFIQTTYERPKPFSAPQDFSGPYNPKLSIGGPGPTFTPGNFDSSWSNIIHPHVFYQNQLHSARANSLPVEPLLPPVTSTTDQHWYPPNVMSQRPESPNLASGPPKNMPDVANLSISEILSNNIAPATQPKSGGDRKQSFVESPNRINPNGSQKGNNGQKKAQTSRFPHANQEIPPPLTSTSGITNITSSNVVLGTSGCPKPSKHIQSLIGVVLLALDTLKDEKIMPTEENITDCIRYGDPRHRQTDVKKALACALEQQLVILQQLGNLQLYVGKNKKLWQCVNPVGGNTKHYPKTTWDEIQKFLSSSAGRCAVLDTQCRYEAATIIKKMCLNDLSLGEILQILHMVINIKKWIIFNNQPGWKPIKVTLAEINPDSGLETAT; encoded by the exons ATGGGAGGCGGAGGGGCGCAGTCGCAGTCTCCGGCGACGGCGGAGGAGCAGTATGTCAAGGCAAAAATCTCGGTGTGGTGGGACATAGAGAACTGTCAAGTCCCCAAGGTCTGCGATCCGCATATGATCGCACAGAACATAAGTTCGGCGCTTGTGAAGATCAATTACTGCGGGCCAGTTTCGATTTCTGCCTACGGGGACACCACCAGGATCTCGCCCTCCGTTCAGCAAGCGCTTAACAGCACCGGCATAGCGCTTAATCACGTCCCCGCTG GTGTTAAAGACGCCAGTGACAAGAAAATCCTGGTGGATATGTTGTTTTGGGCCGTTGACAATCCAGCTCCGGCAAATTATTTACTGATCTCTGGAGACCGAGATTTCTCAAATGCTCTTCATCAATTGCGGATGCGTCGGTATAATATTCTTCTAGCGCAGCCACAAAAAGCTTCCGCGGCCCTTGTTGCTGCTGCGAAGAGTGTTTGGCTATGGACCAGCCTATCTGCCGGAGGGCCGGCACTTACAAATAGTGAATCCGCCCAATTTGTAAATAACAGTTATGAGTATGTATCTAGCTCTGACTCCTCCTCGTTGACGGATTCCTTTCAGGCACACCAACACATCGATTCTTTCCATGAAAGTCCCCATTTGGGAAATACGAAGTTCTCAAATACGGGAAGAGGAACCGATGTAAAGAACAAAGGAAAACCAACTCGTAGAAATATCAGTCAACCTAGTATGCCAAGAACCTCGAGTTCTATGTCCGGGACTGAAGAAGATTATAAAGATCCCAGCTTTATTCAAACTACATATGAGCGCCCTAAGCCTTTCAGTGCTCCCCAGGATTTCTCTGGTCCTTATAATCCGAAACTTTCCATTGGTGGACCAGGACCCACTTTTACACCTGGTAACTTTGATTCTTCTTGGTCCAATATTATTCACCCACACGTCTTTTATCAGAATCAACTTCATTCGGCTAGGGCAAATAGTCTTCCAGTCGAACCTTTATTACCGCCTGTTACCTCGACAACTGATCAGCATTGGTACCCTCCTAATGTAATGTCTCAACGGCCCGAGTCACCAAATTTGGCCTCAGGTCCTCCTAAAAATATGCCTGATGTCGCGAATTTGAGCATTTCTGAGATTTTAAGTAATAACATTGCTCCTGCAACACAACCAAAGAGTGGAGGAGATAGAAAACAATCTTTCGTCGAGTCTCCCAACCGCATTAACCCAAATGGTTCTCAAAAAGGAAATAATGGGCAAAAGAAAGCACAGACCAGCAGGTTCCCACATGCTAATCAGGAGATTCCACCACCATTGACATCTACATCTGGAATCACCAATATCACTAGTAGTAATGTAGTGCTGGGAACCTCAGGATGCCCCAAACCTTCCAAACATATACAAAGTCTAATTGGAGTAGTCCTACTTGCTTTAGACACCCTTAAAGATGAGAAAATTATGCCCACTGAGGAAAATATCACCGATTGCATCAGATATGGAGACCCTCGACATCGTCAAACTGATGTTAAGAAAGCTTTAGCATGTGCCCTTGAGCAGCAGTTGGTAATACTGCAGCAATTAGGTAACCTGCAGTTATATGttggaaaaaacaaaaaactgTGGCAATGCGTGAACCCTGTGGGTGGTAATACAAAACATTATCCTAAAACAACATGGGATGAAATCCAGAAATTTCTTTCATCCTCAGCAGGGAGATGTGCAGTATTGGATACTCAATGCAG GTACGAGGCGGCAACAATTATTAAAAAGATGTGCTTAAATGACCTTTCTCTGGGTGAAATACTCCAGATCTTGCACATGGTAATCAACATCAAGAAATGGATTATATTTAATAATCAGCCAGGTTGGAAACCAATCAAGGTTACACTTGCAGAGATCAATCCTGATTCAGGGTTGGAAACTGCTACATAA